CAGCAGAAATTCATCAGCTGATCGAAGCGGGTACGGGGATAGGTCCAGCGCACCCAGACCATGAAAATCATCAAACCATACGCCTTGATAAAAAACCAGATGGCGCTGCTGTACTCGCCGAAAGGCAGCGGAATGCCGTGCCAGCCGCCGAAAAACAGGGTGGTGGCAATGGAACAGACGACAAACATATTGGCATATTCAGCCAACATGAAAAGACTGAAGCCCATGCCGCTGTATTCCGTATGGTAGCCGGCGGTCAACTCGCTCTCGGCCTCCGGCAGATCAAAAGGGGCCCGGTTGGTCTCCGCAAAAGCGGCAATGATGTAGATCAAAAAGGCAACCGGCTGCACCAGAAAGAACCATATCTTATTCTGGGCAGCAACAATTCCCTGCATGCTGAAGGTATTGGTCATCAGAATGACCGCCAGCAGCGACAGCAGCATGGGAATCTCATAGGAAATATTCTGGGCCACCGACCGCATGGCGCCGAACAGAGAATATTTGTTATTGGATCCCCAACCGGCCATCAGAATAGCCATCACATTCAGGGAGGAAATGGCTAGAATAAACACCAGACCAATATCAAAATCCCGCGCCTGGAGCTTGGGGCTGAAGGGAATAACCATCAACGGCAGAACCACCGGCACAAAGGACAGCAACGGCGCCAGACGGAAGAGAAAGCGGTCGGCTTCCATGGGAATCAGCAGCTGTTTGCCAATCAACTTCAAACCGTCAATAAGCAACTGCAGAATGCCGTAAGGTCCCACCTCGTACAGACCGGGGCGACGCTGGATGCGGGCGGAAATCTTGCGCTCCAGATACCCCATAACCATGGCATTCAGAAAGACAAAGGCGATGACCAGCACTACCGCGATCACCATGCGCAACACTATCGGATTTCCAGCCGTTTCCATAGAGTCTACCTGTCGATCTCGGGTATAACCAGGTCTAGGCTGCCCATGGCGGTTACCAGGTCGGAAAGCAGCATTCCCCGGCACAATTCCGGCAGTACACTGAGATTGGAATAGGAAGGCACCCTGATCTTCAGGCGATAAGGAACCTCAGAACCATCACTCACCAGATAATAGGCCAGCGCCCCCCGGGCTGTCTCAACGGAAAAATTGCAGTCGCCGGTTGGCAGCTTGAGCTTCTTGGGCACTTTGCCGAGATAGGGTCCGTCAGGCAGCTTATCCAGCGCCTGCTCGATAATTCTTAAGCTCTGTTCCAGTTCCCTGAAACGCACCAGAAAACGGTCAAGGGCATCGCCATGGTCACCCAGAGGGATCTCAAAATCAAACTCGGGGTAGACCGAGTAGGGCTCACATTTTCTGATATCATAAGGGATGCCGGAACCGCGGGCCACCGGCCCCGTGGCCCCGTAGCGGCGACACATGTCGGCATCGATGATCCCGATCCCCTCCATCCGCTTGAGAAAGATAATATTGCCGTTCACCAGCTTTTCATACATGCTGAAGCGGCTGCGCAGCCGCTTGATAAATGCCCGAACCCGGCTGATGAAGGTATCATCAATATCCTTGCAGACTCCGCCAACCCGAAAATAACAGTAGGTCAGCCGGGAACCGGTGATGTCCTCGAGGGCATCAAGAATCTGCTCCCGGTCATCAAACGTGTAGAGGATCGGCGTAAAAGCACCAAGGTCCAGCAGCAAAGCACCGAACCAGATGAGATGACTGGCTATGCGGCTCAGCTCAGAAGTGATAACCCGGATATATTCGGCCCTTAAAGGCACCTCAACCCCGGCCAGGCGCTCGATAAGAGCCACATAACCGTGGTTGTACGGCAGAGCTCCGGCATAATCCATCCGACCGGTATTGGGCAGAAAGCCGGGCCAGCTGCGGCCTTCAGCCATCTTCTCCTGCATCCGGTGGCCGTAGCCGAGAACCGGCTCCGGCTCAACGATATACTCGCCATCCATCTCCAGAATAACCCTGAGAACGCCATGGGTACTGGGATGCTGCGGCCCCATATTGAGGAAAAAACGATGCTCTTGCTGGATGTTTTTCGTTTCCGGCATGGGATCTCTCAACTCTTCTCCGGATCGGGATTACTGGTTTCAGACTCTGCAGCTTCCCCCGGCTCAGGGGCCGTCTGCCAACTGACGGCCGAACGGTCTTTCACCTTCCCCTCGGCTTTCAGCAGCGGCTTCAGATCGGCATCCTCTTCCGCCAGGATCAACGGTTTGAGATAGGGATGGTCGCGGAAAACTACGCCATAAAAATCCCTGGTTTCCCGCTCATGCCAGTTGGCCCCCTGAAAAATATCGGCAATGGTCGGTACGGAACCGTCCGCATCAACGGTCAACCGGGCAACTACCCGCGACGGCGCGGCAAAATGGGCAAACTGGTAGATAATCTCGATGGCCGGCTCGACGTGAACGGCAGACA
The nucleotide sequence above comes from Candidatus Anaeroferrophillus wilburensis. Encoded proteins:
- a CDS encoding NADH-quinone oxidoreductase subunit D, translated to MPETKNIQQEHRFFLNMGPQHPSTHGVLRVILEMDGEYIVEPEPVLGYGHRMQEKMAEGRSWPGFLPNTGRMDYAGALPYNHGYVALIERLAGVEVPLRAEYIRVITSELSRIASHLIWFGALLLDLGAFTPILYTFDDREQILDALEDITGSRLTYCYFRVGGVCKDIDDTFISRVRAFIKRLRSRFSMYEKLVNGNIIFLKRMEGIGIIDADMCRRYGATGPVARGSGIPYDIRKCEPYSVYPEFDFEIPLGDHGDALDRFLVRFRELEQSLRIIEQALDKLPDGPYLGKVPKKLKLPTGDCNFSVETARGALAYYLVSDGSEVPYRLKIRVPSYSNLSVLPELCRGMLLSDLVTAMGSLDLVIPEIDR
- a CDS encoding NADH-quinone oxidoreductase subunit C, whose protein sequence is MHQTEQFANALRDLPATAQEVDFQQRGYHCEVSLEQAGLRGFARVMLDLKYYLVFVSAVHVEPAIEIIYQFAHFAAPSRVVARLTVDADGSVPTIADIFQGANWHERETRDFYGVVFRDHPYLKPLILAEEDADLKPLLKAEGKVKDRSAVSWQTAPEPGEAAESETSNPDPEKS
- the nuoH gene encoding NADH-quinone oxidoreductase subunit NuoH — its product is METAGNPIVLRMVIAVVLVIAFVFLNAMVMGYLERKISARIQRRPGLYEVGPYGILQLLIDGLKLIGKQLLIPMEADRFLFRLAPLLSFVPVVLPLMVIPFSPKLQARDFDIGLVFILAISSLNVMAILMAGWGSNNKYSLFGAMRSVAQNISYEIPMLLSLLAVILMTNTFSMQGIVAAQNKIWFFLVQPVAFLIYIIAAFAETNRAPFDLPEAESELTAGYHTEYSGMGFSLFMLAEYANMFVVCSIATTLFFGGWHGIPLPFGEYSSAIWFFIKAYGLMIFMVWVRWTYPRTRFDQLMNFCWKYLIPFALVNLLVTAVLVKLL